The Leclercia sp. S52 genome has a segment encoding these proteins:
- the ptrA gene encoding pitrilysin has translation MPGSTLLKSLVLFVALWAPLSQANTGWQPVQETIRKSDKDTRDYQAIRLDNGMVVLLVSDPQAVKSLSALVVPVGSLEDPESHPGLAHYLEHMTLMGSTKYPQPDSLAEFLKMHGGSHNASTAPYRTAFYLEVENDALEGAVDRLADAIASPLLDKKYADRERNAVNAELTLARTRDGMRMAQVSAETINPAHPGSRFSGGNLETLSDKPDSPVLDALHAFRDKYYSANLMKAVVYSNKPLPELAKLAAETYGRVPNKDITRPEVTVPVVTDAQKGLIIHYVPAMPRKVLRVEFRIDNNTAQFRSKTDELVNYLIGNRSPDTLSDWLQNQGLVEGIRADSDPIVNGNSGVLAISATLTDKGLAHRDEVVAAIFSYLSLLRDKGVDKRYFDELAHVLDLDFRYPSITRDMDYVEWLADTMIRVPVEHTLDAVNIADKYDADAVKARLAMMTPQNARIWYISPDEPHNKTAYFVNAEYQVDKISEQTFADWQKKSAAIALKLPEVNPYIPDDFTLIKPTKEYPKPQLIVDEPDLRVVYTPSRYFASEPKANVSMVLRNPAAMDSAKNQVMFALNDYLAGIALDQLSNQAAVGGIGFSTNANNGLMLNANGYTQRLPQLFKALLEGYFSYTATEEQLAQAKSWYAQMMDSAEKGKAFDQAIMPVQMLSQVPYFQREERRDLLPSITLDEVMAYRAALKTNARPEFLVVGNMSEVQAKTLAQDVRTQLGAKGTEWCRNQDVLVDKQQNVIFEKPGSSTDSALAAVFVPTGYDEYASSAYSAMLGQIVQPWFYSQLRTEEQLGYAVFAFSMNVGRQWGMGFLLQSSDKQPDYLWQRFQAFFPQAEAKLRAMKPEEFAQIQQAVIAQITQPPQTLAEEASKISKDFDRGNMRFDSHDKVVAEIKQLTPQKVADFFHQAVVAPQGMAILSQVSGSQSKKADVTPPADWTVWKSVSALQQSLPRSKNE, from the coding sequence ATGCCAGGCAGCACCTTGTTGAAATCGTTAGTTTTGTTCGTCGCTCTTTGGGCCCCCCTCAGTCAGGCAAATACCGGTTGGCAACCCGTTCAGGAAACGATCCGCAAAAGCGATAAAGATACCCGCGACTATCAGGCGATCCGCCTTGATAACGGGATGGTCGTGCTGCTGGTTTCCGATCCGCAGGCCGTAAAGTCACTGTCGGCGCTGGTGGTGCCGGTGGGCTCGCTGGAGGATCCTGAATCCCACCCGGGGCTTGCGCACTATCTTGAACATATGACCCTGATGGGCTCAACGAAGTACCCGCAGCCTGACAGCCTCGCCGAATTTTTAAAAATGCACGGTGGTAGCCATAACGCCAGCACCGCGCCGTACCGCACGGCCTTTTATCTGGAAGTCGAAAACGATGCGCTGGAAGGGGCGGTCGATCGCCTTGCGGACGCCATTGCCTCCCCGCTGCTGGATAAAAAATATGCCGATCGCGAGCGTAACGCCGTTAATGCCGAGCTGACGCTGGCCCGCACCCGGGACGGTATGCGCATGGCGCAGGTTAGCGCCGAAACCATCAACCCCGCGCACCCTGGCTCCCGCTTCTCCGGCGGTAACCTTGAAACGCTGAGCGACAAGCCGGACAGCCCGGTGCTCGATGCGCTGCACGCGTTCCGCGACAAATACTACTCCGCCAACCTGATGAAAGCGGTAGTGTACAGCAACAAACCGCTGCCGGAGCTGGCGAAACTCGCCGCCGAAACTTACGGCCGGGTGCCGAATAAAGACATTACCCGCCCGGAAGTCACCGTGCCGGTTGTCACCGATGCGCAGAAAGGGTTAATCATTCACTATGTTCCCGCGATGCCGCGTAAGGTGCTGCGCGTGGAATTCCGCATTGATAACAACACCGCGCAGTTTCGCAGCAAAACCGACGAGCTGGTTAACTACCTGATTGGCAACCGTAGCCCGGACACCCTGTCCGACTGGCTGCAAAACCAGGGCCTGGTGGAGGGCATCCGTGCCGACTCCGATCCGATCGTCAACGGCAACAGCGGTGTGCTGGCTATCTCCGCGACCCTGACCGATAAAGGGCTGGCCCATCGTGATGAGGTGGTTGCCGCGATTTTCAGCTACCTCTCGCTGCTGCGTGACAAAGGCGTCGATAAACGCTACTTCGACGAGCTGGCGCACGTGCTGGATCTCGACTTCCGTTATCCCTCCATTACCCGCGATATGGACTACGTCGAGTGGCTGGCCGACACCATGATCCGTGTGCCGGTTGAGCATACCCTGGATGCGGTTAATATCGCCGATAAGTACGATGCTGACGCCGTCAAAGCCCGCCTGGCCATGATGACGCCGCAGAACGCCCGTATCTGGTACATCAGCCCGGACGAGCCGCATAACAAAACCGCCTACTTTGTAAATGCTGAGTATCAGGTGGACAAAATCAGCGAGCAAACTTTTGCCGACTGGCAGAAGAAATCCGCCGCAATCGCGCTCAAGCTGCCGGAGGTGAACCCCTACATCCCGGACGACTTTACGCTGATCAAACCGACTAAAGAGTACCCGAAACCGCAGCTGATTGTGGATGAACCTGACCTGCGCGTGGTCTACACCCCGAGCCGCTATTTTGCCAGCGAGCCGAAAGCCAACGTCAGTATGGTGCTGCGTAACCCTGCGGCGATGGACAGCGCCAAAAACCAGGTGATGTTTGCTCTGAATGATTATCTCGCCGGGATCGCGCTGGATCAGCTCAGCAACCAGGCCGCCGTGGGCGGGATCGGTTTCTCAACCAACGCCAACAATGGCCTGATGCTCAACGCCAACGGCTATACCCAGCGCCTGCCGCAGCTGTTTAAGGCGTTGCTGGAGGGCTATTTCAGCTACACCGCCACCGAGGAGCAGCTGGCGCAGGCCAAATCCTGGTATGCCCAGATGATGGACTCCGCTGAAAAGGGCAAAGCCTTCGATCAGGCGATTATGCCGGTGCAGATGCTGTCCCAGGTGCCTTATTTCCAGCGTGAAGAGCGCCGGGATCTGCTGCCGTCCATCACCCTCGACGAGGTGATGGCCTACCGTGCAGCGCTGAAAACCAACGCCAGACCGGAGTTTCTGGTGGTCGGCAATATGAGCGAAGTTCAGGCGAAAACCCTGGCGCAGGACGTCCGCACCCAGCTGGGGGCGAAGGGTACCGAATGGTGCCGTAACCAGGACGTGCTGGTGGATAAACAGCAGAACGTGATTTTCGAGAAACCGGGCAGCAGCACCGACTCCGCGCTGGCGGCGGTGTTTGTTCCGACCGGCTATGACGAATATGCCAGCTCGGCCTACAGCGCCATGCTCGGACAGATCGTGCAGCCCTGGTTTTACAGCCAGTTACGTACCGAAGAGCAGCTGGGCTATGCCGTGTTTGCCTTCTCAATGAACGTCGGTCGCCAGTGGGGGATGGGCTTCCTGCTGCAAAGCAGTGATAAACAGCCGGATTACCTCTGGCAGCGTTTCCAGGCTTTCTTCCCGCAGGCGGAAGCGAAGCTGCGCGCCATGAAGCCAGAAGAGTTTGCCCAGATCCAGCAGGCGGTGATCGCCCAGATCACGCAGCCGCCGCAAACCCTGGCCGAAGAGGCCTCAAAGATCAGCAAAGATTTTGATCGGGGTAATATGCGCTTCGATTCGCATGATAAAGTAGTGGCCGAGATAAAACAGCTCACGCCGCAGAAAGTCGCCGACTTCTTCCACCAGGCGGTGGTTGCCCCGCAGGGGATGGCGATCCTGTCCCAGGTTTCGGGGAGTCAGAGTAAAAAAGCTGACGTCACCCCGCCTGCAGACTGGACGGTCTGGAAAAGCGTGAGCGCATTGCAGCAATCTTTGCCCAGGAGTAAGAACGAATGA
- a CDS encoding prepilin-type N-terminal cleavage/methylation domain-containing protein: MSATVAKQKGFSIVEVLLAMMLMVMVVTGLAGYHRVLASRFVTLEQYRQLWRHVWSQSQLAAGEIPPGWQVNRVQTTPAGCVSISVSLISPLGRQGQMTRLHCPVSQ; encoded by the coding sequence ATGTCAGCAACCGTAGCGAAACAGAAGGGGTTCAGCATCGTCGAAGTCCTGCTGGCGATGATGCTGATGGTGATGGTCGTCACCGGGCTGGCGGGTTACCATCGTGTTTTAGCCAGCCGGTTTGTCACCCTGGAGCAGTATCGCCAGCTCTGGCGTCATGTCTGGTCTCAGTCACAGCTGGCCGCCGGGGAGATCCCTCCGGGCTGGCAGGTAAACAGGGTGCAGACAACACCGGCCGGATGTGTCAGCATCTCGGTCTCACTTATTTCTCCATTGGGTCGGCAGGGTCAAATGACGCGCCTGCACTGCCCGGTTAGCCAGTAG
- a CDS encoding DUF2509 family protein: MNRQQGMSSLALVLLLLMLGSLMLAGLNQQLAALTRIVSTERQAIEHQAIAQSALEWGRTLSWQTQAEFACRQHLQQPWRVCLRILEGRALLIASSGSVTLWRLGEVTADGVHFSPHGWSDFCPIKERTLCQQP, translated from the coding sequence GTGAACCGGCAGCAGGGGATGTCGTCGCTGGCGCTGGTGCTTCTGCTGTTAATGCTCGGCAGCCTGATGCTGGCCGGGCTTAACCAGCAGTTGGCTGCCCTGACGCGTATCGTCAGTACGGAACGTCAGGCGATAGAGCATCAGGCCATCGCCCAATCCGCGCTGGAGTGGGGAAGAACGCTCTCCTGGCAAACCCAGGCTGAATTCGCGTGCCGACAACATCTTCAGCAGCCCTGGCGCGTCTGCTTACGCATTCTGGAAGGGCGCGCGCTGCTTATCGCCAGCAGCGGTAGCGTGACGCTGTGGCGGCTGGGCGAGGTCACGGCCGATGGGGTGCATTTCTCGCCGCACGGCTGGAGCGATTTCTGCCCCATAAAGGAGAGGACGTTATGTCAGCAACCGTAG
- a CDS encoding prepilin peptidase-dependent protein, giving the protein MPVKQRGFSLTEVLIAMAIGSVLLMSAARFLPALQRSIMGLTKQQELEEELWLRINGIGKHLQRAGYCAGKCEGEALMIGQRGECVIVQWDENSNGRWETMPSAAAEQTGFRLNGGALETLRGATQCEGKGWERMTDPDRLRVQRFQVQRISRAGFAPELSLTLAASVNGRRDGEVEAYHIVTGFNL; this is encoded by the coding sequence ATGCCGGTGAAGCAGCGGGGATTTTCGCTAACAGAAGTGCTGATCGCCATGGCGATAGGCAGCGTGCTGTTGATGAGTGCGGCGCGATTCTTGCCCGCGCTACAGCGGTCGATAATGGGGCTGACGAAGCAGCAGGAGTTGGAAGAGGAGCTCTGGCTGCGCATCAACGGCATCGGTAAGCATCTGCAACGGGCCGGGTATTGTGCGGGTAAGTGCGAAGGCGAGGCATTGATGATTGGTCAGCGCGGCGAATGCGTCATTGTCCAGTGGGATGAAAACAGCAACGGTCGCTGGGAAACCATGCCATCAGCCGCCGCAGAGCAGACCGGCTTTCGCCTCAACGGCGGCGCACTGGAAACGTTGCGAGGTGCGACGCAGTGCGAGGGGAAGGGTTGGGAGAGAATGACCGATCCTGACAGGCTCAGGGTTCAGCGTTTTCAGGTGCAGCGCATTTCACGTGCGGGCTTTGCGCCGGAGCTGAGCCTGACGCTGGCGGCCTCCGTCAACGGACGGCGCGATGGCGAGGTCGAGGCGTACCACATTGTTACCGGGTTTAATCTGTGA
- a CDS encoding prepilin peptidase-dependent protein translates to MKKQKGFTLMEMLIAISLIVTLSAAGLYGWRRWQQQQQLWQTARQVRDYLVVLRNDAWRNNRDHIVALQQDGKKWCLLKTGIPGCQADNAFVLTPQWPDIQLTELTPALGFYGLRDTAWAGRVRLQSQAGEWLILVSAWGRIRMCNGKGEFACR, encoded by the coding sequence ATGAAAAAGCAAAAGGGCTTTACCCTCATGGAAATGCTGATCGCTATATCGCTGATTGTGACGCTTAGTGCAGCAGGGCTTTACGGCTGGCGGCGCTGGCAGCAGCAACAGCAGCTGTGGCAGACGGCGCGCCAGGTGCGGGATTATCTGGTGGTACTGCGAAACGACGCCTGGCGCAATAACCGGGACCATATTGTGGCGCTGCAACAGGACGGCAAAAAGTGGTGTCTGTTAAAGACCGGCATCCCGGGGTGCCAGGCGGACAACGCTTTTGTCCTTACCCCGCAGTGGCCTGACATTCAACTCACCGAGCTGACGCCTGCGCTGGGTTTCTACGGTTTACGGGATACCGCCTGGGCCGGACGCGTCCGTCTGCAAAGCCAGGCCGGAGAGTGGCTGATCCTCGTTTCCGCATGGGGGCGTATTCGCATGTGCAACGGCAAGGGAGAGTTCGCATGCCGGTGA
- the thyA gene encoding thymidylate synthase produces the protein MKQYLELMQKVLDEGTPKNDRTGTGTISIFGHQMRFNLQEGFPLVTTKRCHLRSIIHELLWFLQGDTNIAYLRENNVSIWDEWADENGDLGPVYGKQWRAWPTPDGRHIDQITTVVNQLKNDPDSRRIIVSAWNVGELDKMALAPCHAFFQFYVADGKLSCQLYQRSCDVFLGLPFNIASYALLVHMMAQQCDLEVGDFVWTGGDTHLYSNHMEQTHLQLTREPRALPKLVIKRKPDSIFDYRFEDFEIEGYDPHPGIKAPVAI, from the coding sequence ATGAAACAGTATCTTGAACTGATGCAAAAAGTGCTCGATGAGGGCACGCCAAAGAACGATCGCACCGGCACCGGTACGATCTCCATTTTTGGCCACCAGATGCGCTTCAACCTGCAGGAAGGCTTTCCGCTGGTGACGACCAAGCGCTGCCATTTACGCTCAATCATTCATGAACTGCTCTGGTTCCTGCAGGGCGACACCAATATCGCTTATCTGCGTGAAAACAACGTCTCTATCTGGGACGAATGGGCGGATGAAAACGGCGATCTGGGCCCGGTCTACGGCAAGCAGTGGCGCGCCTGGCCAACGCCGGATGGTCGCCATATTGACCAGATCACCACCGTGGTGAACCAGCTGAAAAACGATCCAGACTCGCGCCGTATCATCGTGTCGGCCTGGAACGTGGGCGAACTGGACAAGATGGCGCTGGCCCCGTGCCACGCGTTTTTCCAGTTCTACGTGGCGGATGGCAAGCTCTCCTGCCAGCTCTACCAGCGCTCCTGCGACGTGTTCCTCGGTCTGCCGTTCAACATCGCCAGCTATGCGCTGCTGGTGCATATGATGGCCCAGCAGTGTGACCTGGAAGTGGGTGATTTTGTCTGGACCGGTGGGGATACTCACCTGTACAGCAACCATATGGAGCAGACCCACCTGCAGCTGACCCGTGAGCCGCGTGCGCTGCCGAAGCTGGTGATCAAACGTAAACCGGACTCCATTTTCGACTATCGCTTCGAAGATTTCGAAATTGAAGGTTACGACCCGCATCCGGGAATCAAAGCCCCTGTAGCCATCTGA
- the lgt gene encoding prolipoprotein diacylglyceryl transferase, which translates to MNSGYLHFPEFDPVIFSVGPVALHWYGLMYLVGFVFAMWLAGRRAKRPGSGWTKDEVENLLYAGFLGVFLGGRIGYVLFYNFPVFLADPLYLFRVWDGGMSFHGGLIGVILVMVIFAKRTKRSFFQVADFIAPLIPFGLGAGRLGNFINGELWGRVDPSVSFTMLFPQSRAEDIALLPSHPEWQSIFDTYGVLPRHMSQLYEMALEGVVLFIILNLFIRKPRPTGSVSGLFLIGYGAFRIIVEFFRQPDAQFTGTWVQYISMGQILSIPMIVAGIAMMVWAYRRPQQQVS; encoded by the coding sequence ATGAACAGTGGCTATCTGCATTTTCCGGAGTTTGATCCGGTCATTTTCTCAGTAGGACCCGTTGCGCTTCACTGGTACGGTCTGATGTATCTGGTCGGTTTCGTCTTTGCCATGTGGCTGGCTGGCCGTCGTGCCAAACGCCCTGGCAGCGGCTGGACCAAAGACGAAGTGGAAAACCTGCTGTATGCCGGTTTCCTCGGCGTTTTCCTCGGTGGACGTATCGGCTATGTGCTGTTCTATAACTTCCCGGTCTTCCTGGCCGATCCGCTCTACCTGTTCCGCGTCTGGGATGGCGGCATGTCCTTCCACGGTGGCCTGATCGGCGTCATCCTGGTAATGGTCATCTTCGCCAAACGTACCAAACGCAGCTTCTTCCAGGTGGCTGACTTCATTGCCCCATTGATCCCGTTTGGGCTGGGCGCAGGTCGTCTCGGTAACTTCATTAACGGCGAGCTGTGGGGCCGCGTCGATCCGAGCGTCTCCTTTACCATGCTGTTCCCGCAGTCGCGTGCCGAAGATATCGCGCTGCTGCCGTCGCATCCGGAGTGGCAGTCGATTTTCGACACCTACGGCGTGCTGCCGCGCCATATGTCCCAGCTGTATGAAATGGCGCTGGAAGGCGTGGTGCTGTTTATCATTCTGAACCTGTTCATCCGTAAACCGCGTCCGACGGGCTCCGTATCGGGCCTGTTCCTGATCGGTTATGGCGCGTTCCGCATCATCGTTGAGTTCTTCCGTCAGCCAGATGCGCAGTTTACCGGGACGTGGGTCCAGTACATCAGCATGGGGCAGATCCTCTCCATTCCGATGATTGTCGCAGGTATCGCGATGATGGTCTGGGCGTACCGCCGTCCACAGCAACAGGTCTCCTGA
- the ptsP gene encoding phosphoenolpyruvate--protein phosphotransferase, with product MLTRLREIVEKVASAPRLNEALDILVTDICLAMETEVCSVYLADHDRRCYYLMATRGLKKPRGRTVALAFDEGVVGLVGRLAEPINLADAQKHPSFKYIPSVKEERFRAFLGVPIIQRRQLLGVLVVQQRELRQYDESEESFLVTLATQMAAILSQSQLAALFGQYRQTRIRALPASPGVAIAEGWMDATLPLMEQVYEASTLDTALERERLTGALEEAANEFRRYSKRFAAGAQKETAAIFDLYSHLLSDARLRRELFDEVDNGSVAEWAVKKIVEKFAEQFAALTDGYLKERAGDLRTLGQRLLFHLDDTIQGANTWPPRFVLVADELSATTLAELPQDRLAGIVVRDGAANSHAAIMVRALGIPTVMGADIQPSALHRRTLVVDGYRGELLVDPEPVLLQEYQKLISEENELSRLAEDDVNQPAALKSGERIKVMLNAGLSPEHEEKLGSRIDGIGLYRTEIPFMLQSGFPSEEEQVAQYQGMLQMFNDKPVTLRTLDVGADKQLPYMPISEENPCLGWRGIRITLDQPEIFLIQVRAMLRANAATGNLSILLPMVTSIDEIDEARRLIERAGREVEEMIGYEIPKPRIGVMLEVPSMVFMLPQLASRVDFISVGTNDLTQYMLAVDRNNTRVASLYDSLHPAMLRALAMIAREAQEQGLDLRLCGEMAGDSMCVAILIGLGFRHLSMNGRSVARVKYLLRHIDFEDAQLLAKRSLEAQLATEVRHQVAAFMERRGMGGLIRGGR from the coding sequence ATGCTCACCCGCCTGCGCGAAATAGTCGAGAAGGTGGCCAGTGCCCCACGGCTCAACGAGGCGCTGGATATTCTGGTCACGGATATCTGCCTTGCGATGGAAACCGAGGTATGTTCGGTCTATCTGGCCGACCACGACCGCAGGTGTTACTACCTTATGGCCACGCGCGGATTAAAAAAACCGCGTGGTCGTACCGTTGCGCTGGCATTTGATGAAGGCGTAGTGGGTCTGGTCGGGCGACTGGCAGAACCCATCAACCTTGCCGATGCGCAGAAACACCCCAGCTTTAAATACATCCCCTCCGTAAAAGAGGAGCGCTTCCGCGCCTTCCTCGGCGTACCCATTATCCAGCGTCGTCAGCTCCTTGGCGTGCTGGTGGTACAGCAGCGTGAGCTGCGCCAGTACGATGAAAGCGAAGAGTCGTTCCTCGTTACGCTGGCCACGCAAATGGCGGCTATCCTCTCACAGTCTCAGCTGGCGGCGCTGTTTGGTCAGTACCGGCAGACGCGCATTCGCGCCTTACCGGCCTCGCCGGGCGTCGCGATTGCAGAAGGCTGGATGGACGCCACGCTGCCGTTAATGGAGCAGGTTTACGAAGCCTCAACGCTGGACACTGCCCTTGAGCGCGAACGTCTCACCGGCGCGCTGGAAGAGGCCGCCAACGAGTTTCGCCGCTACAGCAAGCGTTTTGCCGCCGGGGCACAGAAAGAGACGGCGGCGATCTTCGATCTTTATTCCCACCTGCTGTCCGATGCGCGACTGCGCCGGGAGCTGTTTGACGAAGTCGACAACGGTTCTGTCGCAGAGTGGGCGGTCAAAAAGATCGTCGAAAAATTCGCCGAGCAGTTCGCCGCCTTAACCGACGGCTATCTGAAAGAGCGTGCCGGGGATCTGCGCACCTTAGGCCAGCGCCTGCTGTTCCATCTTGATGACACCATTCAGGGTGCCAATACCTGGCCGCCGCGCTTTGTGCTGGTGGCGGATGAACTCTCCGCTACCACCCTCGCGGAACTGCCGCAGGACCGCCTTGCCGGGATCGTAGTGCGTGATGGTGCCGCCAACTCCCACGCCGCCATTATGGTGCGCGCGCTGGGGATCCCGACGGTGATGGGCGCGGATATTCAGCCTTCGGCGCTGCACCGACGCACGCTGGTGGTCGACGGCTATCGCGGCGAGCTGCTGGTCGATCCTGAGCCGGTGCTGCTGCAGGAATATCAAAAGCTTATCAGCGAAGAGAACGAGCTTAGCCGTCTCGCCGAAGATGATGTTAATCAACCTGCCGCGCTGAAAAGCGGTGAGCGAATCAAAGTGATGCTCAATGCCGGGTTAAGCCCGGAGCACGAAGAGAAGCTCGGCAGCCGCATTGATGGCATCGGTCTCTATCGCACAGAAATCCCGTTTATGCTGCAAAGCGGCTTCCCCTCTGAGGAGGAGCAGGTCGCGCAGTATCAGGGCATGCTGCAGATGTTCAACGACAAACCGGTGACCTTGCGCACCCTCGACGTTGGCGCGGATAAGCAACTGCCGTATATGCCGATCAGCGAAGAGAACCCCTGCCTGGGCTGGCGTGGGATCCGCATTACCCTCGATCAGCCGGAGATCTTCCTGATCCAGGTGCGCGCCATGCTGCGCGCCAATGCCGCGACCGGCAACCTCAGCATTTTGCTGCCGATGGTCACCAGCATTGACGAGATCGATGAAGCCCGTCGTCTGATCGAACGCGCCGGACGGGAAGTCGAAGAGATGATCGGCTACGAAATCCCTAAACCGCGCATTGGGGTGATGCTCGAAGTTCCCTCGATGGTCTTTATGCTGCCGCAGCTGGCGAGCCGCGTCGATTTCATTTCGGTGGGCACCAACGATCTGACTCAGTACATGCTGGCGGTGGATCGCAACAATACACGGGTGGCGAGCCTCTACGACAGCCTGCATCCCGCGATGCTGCGTGCGCTGGCGATGATTGCCCGCGAGGCACAAGAGCAGGGGCTCGATCTGCGTTTGTGCGGCGAGATGGCTGGTGACTCAATGTGTGTGGCGATCCTGATTGGCCTCGGCTTCCGTCATTTATCCATGAACGGGCGCTCCGTCGCCCGCGTGAAGTATCTCCTGCGCCATATCGACTTCGAAGATGCACAGCTGCTGGCGAAACGCAGCCTTGAAGCACAGCTGGCAACGGAAGTGCGTCATCAGGTAGCGGCCTTTATGGAGCGTCGCGGCATGGGTGGCCTGATCCGCGGCGGGCGTTAA
- the rppH gene encoding RNA pyrophosphohydrolase, whose amino-acid sequence MIDDDGYRPNVGIVICNRQGQVMWARRYGQHSWQFPQGGINPGESAEQAMYRELFEEVGLSRKDVRILASTRNWLRYKLPKRLVRWDTKPVCIGQKQKWFLLQLVSSDADINMQTSSTPEFDGWRWVSYWYPVRQVVSFKRDVYRRVMKEFASAVMMLQETPPKPQSAPAWRRKRG is encoded by the coding sequence GTGATTGATGACGATGGCTACCGCCCGAATGTAGGTATCGTAATTTGTAATCGCCAGGGTCAGGTTATGTGGGCCCGGCGATATGGTCAGCACTCCTGGCAATTTCCCCAAGGGGGGATCAATCCTGGAGAGTCCGCAGAGCAAGCGATGTATCGGGAGCTGTTCGAAGAAGTTGGCTTAAGCCGCAAGGATGTTCGCATTCTGGCTTCGACCCGCAACTGGTTGCGTTACAAGTTACCGAAGCGTTTGGTGCGTTGGGACACAAAGCCGGTATGTATCGGCCAGAAACAGAAATGGTTTCTTCTGCAATTGGTGAGCAGCGATGCGGATATCAATATGCAAACCAGCAGCACGCCCGAATTTGATGGCTGGCGCTGGGTCAGCTACTGGTATCCCGTTCGTCAGGTCGTGTCGTTTAAGCGCGACGTTTACCGTAGGGTGATGAAAGAGTTTGCAAGTGCTGTGATGATGCTTCAGGAGACCCCTCCTAAGCCGCAGAGCGCACCTGCCTGGCGACGTAAAAGAGGTTAA
- the mutH gene encoding DNA mismatch repair endonuclease MutH, whose amino-acid sequence MLPLVPLSSPPATEAALLQQAQRLAGYSLGELAALAGLPIPPDLKRDKGWTGVLLELWLGASAGSKPEQDFAALGVELKTIPIDSLGRPLETTFVCVAPLTGNTGITWESSHVRHKLKRVLWIPVEGDRAIPLAARRVGAPLIWSPNEEEDRQLRLDWEELMDMIVLGQVERITARHGEVLQLRPKAANSKALTEAIGARGEPILTLPRGFYLKKNFTGALLARHFLLNT is encoded by the coding sequence ATGCTTCCCCTCGTCCCCCTGTCCTCTCCCCCCGCAACGGAAGCGGCATTACTACAGCAAGCGCAACGCCTGGCGGGATACTCGCTGGGAGAACTCGCTGCCCTGGCCGGTTTGCCCATTCCGCCCGATCTTAAGCGTGATAAGGGATGGACGGGCGTTCTGCTGGAGCTGTGGCTGGGAGCCAGCGCAGGCAGCAAACCTGAACAGGATTTTGCCGCGCTGGGGGTTGAGCTGAAGACTATCCCGATCGACAGTCTGGGCCGCCCGCTGGAGACCACCTTTGTCTGCGTGGCACCGTTAACTGGCAATACCGGGATCACCTGGGAGAGCAGCCACGTGCGGCATAAGCTAAAGCGCGTGCTGTGGATCCCGGTGGAAGGAGATCGCGCGATCCCGCTGGCGGCACGGCGCGTCGGTGCGCCTTTGATCTGGAGCCCAAATGAAGAAGAAGATCGTCAGCTACGGCTGGACTGGGAAGAGCTGATGGACATGATCGTGCTGGGTCAGGTTGAGCGTATCACCGCCCGTCACGGCGAAGTGCTCCAGCTGCGGCCCAAAGCGGCAAACAGCAAAGCTCTCACCGAGGCCATCGGCGCACGCGGCGAACCGATCCTCACCCTGCCCCGCGGCTTCTATTTGAAAAAGAACTTCACGGGTGCACTGTTAGCACGTCACTTTCTGCTGAATACCTGA
- the ygdR gene encoding lipoprotein YgdR — translation MKKWAVIISAVGLAFAVSGCSSDYVMATKDGRMILTDGKPEVDDDTGLVSYRDQQGNNMQINRDDVSQIIER, via the coding sequence ATGAAAAAATGGGCAGTGATAATCTCGGCTGTTGGTTTAGCGTTTGCCGTTTCAGGTTGTAGCAGCGATTACGTCATGGCGACGAAAGATGGTCGCATGATCCTGACCGACGGCAAACCCGAAGTCGACGATGATACCGGTCTGGTCAGCTACCGCGATCAGCAGGGTAATAATATGCAGATTAACCGCGACGACGTTTCGCAGATTATCGAAAGATAG